A region of the Phaeodactylum tricornutum CCAP 1055/1 chromosome 1, whole genome shotgun sequence genome:
TCTTACCTGTTGTCTCCGATCCAGATATGAATATCATGAGCAAGCTTTGGCTTGCTCGGCTCTGGCTTGTATGTGTTCAGGACGACGTAGGAATCTCCTTTGTGAAActtggaaggaaacgaccAAGTTATACACTGTAAGGTCTCGCAACTTGATAGGTGTTCCTAATGTCACGTCTGCATTTTTCATACCTTTCCGTGTTTGTTGCTTGGCCAAGGCTTGACCATAAACTGTTCGATACGCCAAATATGCAACGCCACCGATGTACCAATGTTGCTCCATTGTGGTTCACTATCTGCAGCCGCCGCcttgattttcttttcaagGTCTGAACCGAACAAAGCAAGATTGGTATCTTTCCAGTTCAATTTTTCACGAACGTTCATGCTTGTGAGTAAAATAGGGGATATGTTCACTTTGATTCTGGCGATGTGACCGGTCGAGTATATACCCAATGTATTGGCATTCAGAAAATTTTCAACTTCCGAATGCCAAGGATCGTGAGAATTGCAAACGTGACGGAACAACTGATAAGGGATAGTAGCGAGCGAGAGCTCTGAGAAActcaacatcaacaaaacaTGTCGTAGTACCTCATTTCATCGGAAAAGAGGGATTGCAGTTTTCCAAGACATATAAGTATGAAGCGACGCCGGCGACAGTGTTTCCTTAAATGACAAACTAATTTTTGCTATGTCATTTTCATTTGCTCATGCTAGAGAAGAACCCACGATTGTAGTGTGTACAGTTCACAGCAAAAGTGAAAGTTTTGAGTGTTTCTGTTTGTGCGGATTGCTGGACTGTAAATTTGCACTCctgttaactgtaactgAGGGAGCCCATTTTTCTGGAGCCTTACACACTTGAAACTACTTCGACTTCTTTCGAGCAACTGGTATCGAACTACTAGCTTTACCACCACAGGTTCGGTGGCGACCGGCTGGAACTGAGATGTTTTCCGGTTTCCAACTGTGACGCCCTTTTTCTGGTCATGCAGTTACACATGTGACGACAATAATTTCTACTTTATTTCAAGCTTTCCATTGACGGAAATACAAAACAGGAAGAACGCAATCCCCTTTCTTTCAACCTCAAAGCTGGACTTTATTTATCCTTTTTTGATTCATTTTCATTGGCATTCTCTTTTGCTTGGTCATCGGCTTTTGCTTCCGCAACAGCTGCATTCGCAACTTCGCGATTATACGGCGGTCGCAAGTCGTCGCCTGGAACAATGCACGATGCCAGACCAACACCCAGTGCCAACACCACCAGAACGAGTAGAATAACGCTCCAAGGGCGGTTCTCTGCAATAGCATAGTACAAACGCTGCAAAGCCCCTTCAATCCCACTTTTGCCAGCAAGGCGAGACGATATACTTCCGCTTTTTACTGCGGCCATAAAATTTTCCACGTCCATACCATACGTTGCATTCTGCCAAAACACCTTTTTTGGGACATTGAGGAGGAAGACCTGTGGCAAGTCTTCCGGGAGAACCTCAAACTGTGTCAAAAACCGTTGCCACTGCTTGCCGTCAAAATAACCAAAGTAGTACTTGTCACGCACGTCTGAAGTGGTTGCAAAAGCAGTCAAACGCTGCTTGGCGTCTTCGATCTGTTCCGGCTTCGACGAGTCAACCACTCCAATCACCAAAGGACGCCCCTTCCGACCGATCTTGTGAAAGTTTTGAGGTCCAAGTGCAGTGACGGTGGCTACATTGGCCGCCTTAGCAAAGTCTAATAACGCAGAAGTCTGTATATCTTGAACATTTTCGACGCAGCGAGGTGCCACGTGCGCCTCCACACGGCAAATGAACGGAGCCTCGCCTTTCTGCTCCAGCGACGAGACATCTGCATGCGgttgaagcaaaagaaaatgtcCTTCCGCTTGCATTTTTCGAGCAGCCTGAGAGAAAACTTGAGTCATCAATGTACTCTGCGTTTGTTCGTCAATTGTATCGCCTTGAAGGGCCGGGTGGTGAGCCACAAAAACCACTCCTTCGTCTGATTCTTTGTAGAGATATTCCATAACGGAATCCATACTATCCATCATCTGCACATGTGGACGGTTGATCTTGTTCGCGAACGCAATTATgtctccttcttttcttcctccggGATAGTCAAAGAGATGTCCGTCGAGACTAAATTTGAGTGTGGGATAGCTCTTGACGTTGTGCTGGTTACATAGCTTCTTTTCCTGGGTGCAATCCACCTTGCCAATCGCCATTTTACCCGCGATTTCTGGGGCAACTTGGTCCAAAATTGGTGCCAGTCGTTTGCAATGACCACACCAGGGAGCATAAAACTTAAGCAACCACTTGGGGTTGGCAGGATCGTCAatggctttggcaaagtttgCATTGGTCAAGGTCAAAACGGCCTCGTGAGGTTTGCCCGTTACAATCGATGATTCCTCCGCCGCAACACCGACCGTCAAGAATGTCAGGAAGAGGCTTAAGAAACGCCGCCACATAGTATTTTTTGTTTCTGCTCGTAGGAAAAACAAGTggaaacgaagaaaaagcttGTAGCGTCAAAAAAATATTGAAAGCAAGTGATCGTGCCCCGCACAGAACCGACAAAAGGCTCTGTTCGCAGCAGAAGAATCGAGATGGAATCCAAAAAATACAGCTGGGTAGCTGGACGAGAAAGGAATACGACAAGGAATACGACAAGGAATGGACAGTACTTGGATAGCCatatctaacagtaaattcgAAAATAAGCTGTGCCACACTCTGTGATTCGTCGAGAGCCAACAgacccccccccccccgtcCCCTGCGTCTACCGAGGTTGCCAATTCTAGGGTTGTAAAGCTTGATGCCCAACAATTATTACATTGACTGTAACATAAAACAAAACGTGTCTGAAAAGTAATTTCTCTATTGCCTAGCATACCATCACCTGatctaatgtaaatgaaaTCCGGTTTCAGCTTTCTAAGGAAGGACAAACACATGGACAGATTGGTCTTTGTCAAAGCAACGAAAATCCTGTTTTCCTTTGCTCTTCATTTTATCTGATACAGCCAAGATCATATCATCGCCGATCCAGTGAACTCCTTCGATGTTGCAATAAACGGTTGCGCACTGATCATTTTTAGGAAAGTCGAAAAGCTTGTCTTTATGGTCGGGATCGAACGCGATATTTAAAATGTCCCATAGTCCAGCATCGTTTTGGCCAAGCAATTTTCCAACCCAAAGCTGGCTCTCCTCTTGAGACGAAATAGCGACCTTGCCCTTCTTGTCCATTGTCATAGCTGAATAGTCTGCGAAAAACGCTGTCTTGGGAATAGAGATGGTCGTAACCGTCTTCCACTCGCAAGAGCCGTCGTCCGATACACCTTTCTGCATCGCCACCACCATCCCATGTCCCTTGTCGTCTTTTTTTGACTCGGAGCAATAGTTGCCTTCGCAGAGACCGAGGACTGTCAAAGTTCCATTCAAGTCATGCACTGCAATAGCACCCTCGAAGCCTTTCGAGTCACCTGGAGTTATTGAATAGGATAGGAGAGCAAAAGTAAGATATCTTCGATAGAGAGGCAGTTTTTAGACAATGGACGACAAACGAGCCGCACCTTCAAATTCAAACTCAGCAGGGCATTGCTCAACAACCTCGTAAGCTTCTTCTCCTAAAGACAATTCCTCAATAATAGCATGGTAGGTCTTGTCAGTAGATTGGATGGACTCCCGAA
Encoded here:
- a CDS encoding predicted protein; the protein is LLKFYAPWCGHCKRLAPILDQVAPEIAGKMAIGKVDCTQEKKLCNQHNVKSYPTLKFSLDGHLFDYPGGRKEGDIIAFANKINRPHVQMMDSM
- a CDS encoding predicted protein (unknown function; homology to protein from Cryptosporidium; unknownn protein), encoding MTTGASEASSLLPTNVATAFSTETMEPPPQSPSRFSFAKIAGFCLLAAGAVGVGYSAWLLDVKENTESSLAGTPIESSEAHTIVELEGKSHGKSKEKNQLSTCEDGMYSKRTLKMAYELPFHSLFKDTKGQKKFEASSVTVKDGFAYAICDSSWSISKFGDELQPFGEKNVQIGDPSREEEDSGYEALFIDNDIFYVVRESIQSTDKTYHAIIEELSLGEEAYEVVEQCPAEFEFEGDSKGFEGAIAVHDLNGTLTVLGLCEGNYCSESKKDDKGHGMVVAMQKGVSDDGSCEWKTVTTISIPKTAFFADYSAMTMDKKGKVAISSQEESQLWVGKLLGQNDAGLWDILNIAFDPDHKDKLFDFPKNDQCATVYCNIEGVHWIGDDMILAVSDKMKSKGKQDFRCFDKDQSVHVFVLP